The following are encoded together in the Pseudomonadota bacterium genome:
- a CDS encoding CopD family protein, whose protein sequence is MLWIKAFHIIFMVTWFAGLFYLPRLFIYHHNASDEISLERFVIMERRLFAITTIGGALTVVFGLLLIWLLGGLDAALWRFGWWHVKLLLVASLIGYQVWCKRIMGQLAQGNSPHSDTWYRWFNEVPAIMLIGVVVMVVVRPF, encoded by the coding sequence GTGCTCTGGATTAAGGCCTTTCATATCATTTTTATGGTGACGTGGTTCGCCGGACTGTTTTACCTGCCCCGGCTGTTCATTTATCACCACAACGCCAGCGACGAGATCAGCCTGGAGCGGTTTGTGATCATGGAGCGGCGCCTGTTTGCGATCACCACGATCGGCGGGGCGCTCACGGTGGTTTTTGGCCTGCTGCTGATCTGGCTTCTCGGTGGCCTCGACGCGGCGCTTTGGCGCTTTGGGTGGTGGCACGTCAAACTGCTGCTGGTGGCGAGCCTGATCGGCTACCAGGTGTGGTGCAAACGCATTATGGGACAGCTGGCGCAGGGAAACAGCCCGCACAGCGATACCTGGTATCGATGGTTCAACGAAGTGCCCGCCATCATGCTGATCGGCGTGGTCGTGATGGTCGTGGTAAGGCCTTTCTAA
- the tyrS gene encoding tyrosine--tRNA ligase — protein sequence MEDINQALAVLERGADELIKRDELVERLKLGRPLRVKVGFDPTAPDLHLGHTVIMNKMRQFQELGHTVIFLIGDFTAMIGDPSGRNATRPPLSPEQIKANADTYAEQVFKILDKEQTEVRFNSEWLGKMDATDMIRLASRYTVARMLERDDFSKRFKAEQPISIHEFLYPLAQGYDSVALKTDVEMGGTDQKFNLLVGRTLQQQHDQPPQIILTVPLLEGLDGVQKMSKSLDNYIGIDESAGEIFGKVMSISDTLMWRYFELVSFASNEEIAAHRQAVEAGVNPRDIKFQLARELVDRFHGPSAGEAAQQEFIARFQKDRLPDELPEVTVAAVEGGQIGLPMLLKEAGLTASTSEAHRMLKQGAVRIDQERVSDPKLQLAQGTELVLQVGKRRFAKVTIS from the coding sequence ATGGAAGACATCAACCAGGCTCTCGCCGTGCTGGAACGCGGCGCCGACGAGCTGATCAAACGAGACGAACTGGTGGAGCGGCTGAAGCTCGGGCGACCGCTGAGGGTGAAGGTCGGCTTTGATCCGACGGCGCCTGACCTGCACCTCGGCCACACGGTCATCATGAACAAGATGCGCCAGTTCCAGGAGCTGGGGCATACGGTGATTTTTCTGATCGGAGATTTCACCGCGATGATCGGCGATCCCAGCGGACGCAACGCAACCCGACCGCCGCTGTCGCCCGAACAGATCAAGGCGAACGCTGACACCTACGCTGAGCAGGTCTTTAAGATCCTGGATAAAGAACAGACCGAGGTGCGCTTCAACTCCGAGTGGCTGGGCAAGATGGACGCCACCGACATGATCCGGCTCGCTTCCCGCTACACCGTCGCCCGCATGTTAGAGCGCGATGACTTCAGCAAGCGCTTCAAGGCTGAACAGCCGATCTCCATTCATGAGTTTCTCTACCCGCTGGCTCAGGGGTATGACTCGGTTGCGCTGAAGACGGACGTTGAAATGGGCGGAACCGACCAGAAGTTCAACCTGCTGGTCGGCCGAACGCTTCAGCAGCAGCATGACCAGCCGCCGCAGATCATCCTGACCGTGCCGCTCTTGGAGGGGCTGGACGGGGTGCAAAAGATGTCCAAGTCGCTGGACAACTACATCGGTATCGACGAGTCGGCCGGGGAGATCTTCGGCAAGGTCATGTCCATCTCCGACACCCTGATGTGGCGCTACTTCGAGCTGGTGAGCTTCGCCAGCAATGAGGAGATTGCGGCGCACCGCCAGGCGGTCGAAGCGGGGGTCAATCCTCGGGATATCAAGTTTCAGCTCGCCCGGGAGCTGGTCGACCGGTTTCACGGTCCGTCCGCCGGTGAAGCAGCGCAGCAGGAGTTTATCGCCCGCTTCCAGAAGGATCGGCTCCCCGACGAACTGCCGGAGGTGACGGTGGCGGCGGTGGAAGGCGGGCAGATTGGCCTGCCGATGCTGCTGAAGGAGGCTGGCCTGACCGCAAGCACCTCCGAAGCACACCGGATGCTGAAGCAGGGCGCGGTGCGTATCGATCAGGAGCGCGTCAGCGATCCGAAGCTGCAGCTTGCCCAGGGAACAGAGCTCGTGCTGCAGGTGGGCAAGCGCCGCTTTGCCAAGGTGACCATCAGCTGA
- the gcvH gene encoding glycine cleavage system protein GcvH, with the protein MSDIPGDLKFMASHEWVRVEEDGLLRIGISDHAQNLLGDLVYVELPESGDDILREDACAVVESVKAASDVYAPVSGEIVEVNESLADSPETVNESPYDDGWLFTVRASDDSELGQLLDAEAYQKSIADEDD; encoded by the coding sequence ATGAGCGATATCCCGGGCGACCTGAAATTCATGGCCTCCCACGAGTGGGTGCGAGTTGAGGAAGACGGCCTCCTGCGGATCGGCATCTCCGATCATGCGCAAAACCTGCTGGGTGACCTTGTTTACGTAGAGCTGCCGGAGTCCGGTGACGACATCCTCCGCGAAGACGCCTGCGCGGTGGTCGAATCGGTCAAGGCGGCGTCCGACGTTTACGCGCCGGTCAGCGGTGAAATTGTCGAGGTGAACGAGTCTCTGGCCGATTCACCGGAAACCGTCAACGAATCACCTTATGACGACGGTTGGTTGTTTACCGTGCGCGCGAGCGACGATAGCGAACTGGGTCAGCTGCTGGATGCCGAGGCCTACCAGAAGTCGATCGCTGACGAAGACGATTAG
- the gcvT gene encoding glycine cleavage system aminomethyltransferase GcvT translates to MPAHTPLFEQHQSQGGRMVDFGGWALPVHYGSQVEEHHAVRQEAGLFDVSHMTVVDFEGEGCRDFLSELLANNVAKLKRPGRALYTCMLAENGGIIDDLIVYGRPDGAYRAVVNAATREKDLAWIRAQAEGTSVSVIEREDLAMLAVQGPRARDAVHGLLDDADRGAVSALGRFWAWDSESLFIARTGYTGEDGYEMLMDASAATRWWEQLLEAGVAPCGLGARDTLRLEAGLSLYGQDIDETTTPAESRLQWTVDLSDNRRFVGRSALEAQLEAGVPRKLVGLVLEGRGVLRQGQTVVSEETAGVVTSGTFSPTLKQSIGLARVPVTTGDQVAVDIRGREVPARVVEPPFVSAADS, encoded by the coding sequence GTGCCCGCCCACACGCCTCTTTTTGAGCAGCACCAAAGCCAAGGTGGCCGCATGGTCGACTTCGGCGGCTGGGCGCTGCCCGTCCACTACGGATCCCAGGTCGAAGAGCATCATGCGGTTCGCCAGGAGGCCGGGCTGTTCGACGTGTCCCACATGACCGTGGTCGACTTTGAGGGTGAAGGCTGCCGGGACTTTCTGTCCGAGCTGCTGGCCAACAACGTGGCCAAGCTCAAGCGGCCCGGCCGAGCCCTCTACACCTGCATGCTCGCCGAAAACGGCGGCATTATCGACGACCTGATCGTCTACGGCAGACCTGACGGCGCCTATCGCGCTGTCGTCAACGCGGCGACCCGGGAAAAAGACCTCGCCTGGATTCGAGCTCAGGCTGAGGGCACCTCGGTGAGTGTCATCGAGCGCGAGGATCTGGCGATGCTGGCGGTGCAGGGGCCGCGGGCGCGAGATGCTGTGCATGGACTCCTCGATGATGCGGATCGCGGGGCCGTGTCGGCGCTCGGCCGATTCTGGGCCTGGGACAGCGAGTCGCTGTTCATCGCTCGCACCGGCTATACCGGGGAAGACGGCTACGAGATGCTGATGGACGCGTCGGCCGCGACGCGATGGTGGGAACAATTACTTGAGGCGGGCGTGGCGCCCTGCGGGCTCGGGGCCCGCGACACCCTGCGGCTGGAGGCGGGCCTAAGCCTGTACGGCCAGGACATCGACGAGACAACCACGCCGGCGGAGTCGCGCCTCCAGTGGACCGTCGATCTGTCGGATAACCGGCGCTTTGTAGGGCGCTCGGCGCTGGAAGCTCAGCTCGAAGCGGGCGTGCCACGGAAGCTTGTGGGGCTGGTGCTCGAGGGCCGTGGTGTTCTGCGCCAGGGCCAGACGGTGGTCAGCGAGGAAACGGCGGGTGTGGTCACCAGCGGCACGTTTTCGCCCACGCTGAAACAGTCGATCGGGCTGGCCCGCGTCCCGGTCACCACCGGTGATCAGGTGGCGGTCGATATCCGGGGCCGGGAGGTGCCGGCGCGCGTCGTCGAGCCGCCGTTTGTCTCAGCTGCCGACAGCTAG
- a CDS encoding histone deacetylase family protein: protein MTTLLLTHPACEAHDPGSHHPEHPGRLRAVVERLRQDFPALSWQEAPLAQNEHLAAAHSDALIETLARIAPESGSVGVDADTVMSPASLTAARAAAGAVVAGVDAVVTGAHPNVFCAVRPPGHHAERDQAMGFCLFNSVAVGALHALNHHGLKRVAVADFDVHHGNGTQDIFAADPRVMFLSTHQMPLYPGTGGRDQTGVGNIVNVPLLSGSGGETFRDAVQRHWLPALAEFKPELLIVSAGFDAHRDDPLAGLKLTVDDYAWVTRELLAVADRHCAGRLVSSLEGGYNTQALADSVSAHVGALSAPISA, encoded by the coding sequence GTGACTACCCTGCTGCTGACGCACCCCGCCTGCGAGGCACACGACCCCGGGTCCCATCATCCGGAGCACCCCGGCCGGCTGCGAGCGGTTGTCGAGCGGCTCCGGCAGGATTTTCCGGCGCTGTCATGGCAGGAAGCGCCGCTGGCGCAAAACGAACACCTGGCGGCCGCCCATAGCGATGCGCTGATCGAGACTTTGGCGCGCATAGCGCCGGAAAGTGGTTCGGTGGGCGTCGACGCTGACACCGTCATGTCGCCGGCCTCCCTGACCGCCGCCCGCGCGGCGGCCGGAGCGGTGGTGGCGGGCGTCGACGCCGTGGTTACCGGCGCGCACCCGAACGTCTTTTGCGCGGTGCGCCCGCCCGGGCACCATGCCGAGCGCGATCAGGCGATGGGCTTTTGTCTGTTCAACTCGGTGGCCGTAGGCGCGCTGCATGCCCTGAACCATCATGGGCTTAAGCGGGTCGCGGTGGCGGATTTCGATGTCCATCACGGCAACGGCACCCAGGACATTTTTGCTGCTGATCCGCGCGTCATGTTTTTGTCGACCCACCAAATGCCGCTCTATCCCGGCACCGGCGGTCGGGATCAGACCGGCGTGGGAAATATCGTGAACGTCCCACTGCTCAGCGGCAGCGGCGGGGAGACCTTCCGCGACGCGGTTCAGCGGCATTGGCTGCCGGCGTTGGCCGAATTTAAGCCAGAGCTGCTGATTGTCTCCGCCGGTTTTGACGCCCACCGCGACGATCCGCTGGCAGGTCTCAAGCTGACCGTCGACGACTATGCCTGGGTCACCCGGGAGCTGCTGGCGGTGGCCGATCGGCACTGTGCGGGGAGGCTCGTGTCTTCGCTCGAGGGCGGCTACAACACCCAGGCGCTCGCCGATTCGGTCAGCGCCCACGTCGGTGCGCTTTCGGCGCCGATTTCCGCGTAA
- a CDS encoding cob(I)yrinic acid a,c-diamide adenosyltransferase — MGHRLSKIYTRTGDDGTTGLGDGSRVGKDSLRVEAYGTVDELNSAVGLVIAFTADEAVKTCLITVQHDLFDLGGELSIPGTELVNAKQVERLERDLDTFNEDLKPLKEFILPGGDAAAAACHMARTISRRAERRLITLSADQPVADVARQYLNRLSDLLFVVARRLAAASDAGETLWDRERYS, encoded by the coding sequence TTGGGACACCGACTTTCGAAAATCTATACGCGGACCGGCGATGACGGAACCACCGGCCTGGGAGACGGCAGCCGAGTGGGTAAAGACAGTCTGCGGGTTGAGGCATACGGGACGGTTGATGAGCTGAACAGCGCTGTCGGGCTGGTAATTGCGTTCACCGCGGATGAGGCGGTGAAAACCTGCCTGATCACGGTGCAACACGACCTGTTCGATCTCGGCGGAGAGCTGAGCATTCCCGGCACCGAGCTAGTGAACGCCAAGCAGGTCGAACGCCTCGAACGCGATCTGGATACCTTTAACGAAGATCTCAAGCCGCTGAAGGAGTTTATTCTCCCCGGCGGTGACGCGGCGGCGGCGGCCTGCCACATGGCGCGGACCATCAGCCGTCGCGCGGAGCGCCGTCTGATCACCCTGTCGGCAGACCAGCCGGTGGCCGACGTTGCCCGCCAATATCTCAACCGCCTGTCGGATCTGCTGTTTGTTGTCGCCCGTCGCCTGGCGGCCGCTTCCGACGCCGGTGAGACCCTCTGGGACCGGGAGCGCTACAGCTAA
- the erpA gene encoding iron-sulfur cluster insertion protein ErpA: protein MDTAAVDFTDAAARKVRELILEEENPELKLRVYISGGGCSGFQYGFTFDEEITEGDLEIEKEGVMLLIDPMSLQYLLGAEIDYSESLKGAQFVIRNPNATTTCGCGSSFSV, encoded by the coding sequence ATGGATACCGCCGCCGTCGATTTTACCGACGCTGCTGCACGCAAAGTGCGGGAGCTCATCCTGGAAGAGGAAAACCCGGAGCTGAAGCTGCGGGTCTACATCAGTGGTGGAGGCTGCTCAGGCTTCCAGTACGGCTTCACGTTCGACGAAGAGATCACCGAGGGCGACCTGGAGATCGAAAAAGAGGGCGTGATGCTGCTGATCGATCCGATGAGCCTGCAGTATCTGCTTGGCGCTGAGATCGATTACTCGGAGTCGCTGAAGGGCGCACAGTTTGTGATTCGCAATCCGAACGCGACCACCACCTGCGGCTGCGGTTCATCCTTTTCGGTCTGA
- a CDS encoding DUF6776 family protein: MNDQSTVKPRVVIGPQDSSPKPWVLGGSLLMGAALGAGGALLITRPDSGSAGPSTQSTVQLEAEVEDLGRQVAVAERARQVGENAMAELKRSVFELDQQLASQREEVSFYRRLLDAGGSVRGLAVHEFELTPTPSPQVFGYRLVLTQNLKKTRRVDGTLALTVAGVADDRATRLTGVELGLADPSRAFEFKYYQLLEGRITLPAGFTPMEVEVQAKAKGSKRTIERTFSWQVADEAAPAT, translated from the coding sequence ATGAACGATCAATCCACCGTCAAACCCCGGGTCGTCATCGGACCCCAGGACTCGAGTCCCAAGCCTTGGGTCTTGGGCGGGAGCCTTCTCATGGGTGCCGCGCTCGGCGCCGGCGGCGCGCTGCTGATTACGCGCCCGGACTCAGGTTCGGCGGGACCATCGACGCAGTCTACGGTGCAACTCGAGGCAGAGGTCGAAGATCTTGGGCGTCAGGTGGCCGTCGCCGAACGCGCCCGCCAGGTCGGCGAAAACGCCATGGCAGAACTGAAGCGGTCGGTCTTTGAGCTCGACCAGCAGCTTGCCAGTCAGCGGGAGGAGGTTAGCTTTTACCGGCGCCTGCTCGATGCTGGCGGCAGCGTCAGGGGTCTTGCGGTGCACGAATTTGAGCTCACCCCGACGCCTTCGCCGCAGGTTTTCGGCTACCGCCTGGTGTTGACCCAGAATCTCAAAAAGACGCGACGGGTTGACGGGACGCTGGCGCTCACGGTCGCTGGCGTGGCCGACGACCGCGCGACACGACTCACCGGGGTTGAGCTTGGGCTTGCCGACCCGTCGCGTGCGTTCGAGTTTAAGTACTATCAGCTGCTGGAAGGTCGCATCACGTTACCCGCCGGTTTCACCCCCATGGAGGTGGAGGTGCAGGCGAAAGCCAAAGGCAGCAAGCGGACCATCGAACGGACGTTTTCTTGGCAGGTTGCCGACGAGGCGGCGCCGGCAACCTGA
- a CDS encoding polymer-forming cytoskeletal protein, with amino-acid sequence MFKNESGDDGTPIETLIGEKSRIKGDIKFTGGLHIDGEVDGSVTAAEGAGVVHLSESAVVKGELRAPVIVVNGKVEGDVHADDRLELREKARVSGNIHYQAIEMRLGAEVNGQLVSKSKASVTPVTSKPAASKASAADA; translated from the coding sequence ATGTTTAAGAATGAGTCCGGCGATGACGGGACGCCGATCGAGACCCTGATCGGCGAAAAAAGCCGAATCAAGGGGGATATCAAATTCACCGGCGGGCTGCACATCGACGGTGAGGTCGACGGCAGCGTGACGGCTGCTGAGGGCGCTGGCGTGGTGCACCTGAGCGAAAGCGCGGTGGTGAAAGGTGAGCTCCGCGCGCCGGTCATTGTGGTGAACGGCAAGGTGGAAGGTGACGTCCACGCGGACGATCGACTGGAGCTGCGCGAAAAAGCACGCGTCTCAGGCAACATTCATTATCAGGCGATCGAGATGCGCCTCGGCGCGGAGGTCAACGGGCAGCTGGTTTCCAAGAGCAAAGCCAGCGTGACGCCCGTGACCAGCAAACCCGCGGCCAGCAAGGCCAGCGCCGCTGATGCTTGA
- a CDS encoding DUF2007 domain-containing protein: protein MKVVYHAENIIDANLVKSLLDNASILAFVNGEFLAGAIGDVPASGLITVSVADSHEAEARKVVAEFEAERRDIADENDAGALRGFPGLAAD, encoded by the coding sequence ATGAAAGTTGTCTATCACGCTGAGAACATCATCGACGCGAACCTGGTGAAATCGCTTCTGGACAACGCCAGCATCCTGGCGTTCGTCAACGGTGAATTTCTCGCGGGGGCCATCGGCGACGTGCCGGCATCCGGACTCATCACCGTTTCGGTGGCTGACAGCCACGAGGCCGAGGCGCGAAAGGTGGTTGCTGAATTCGAAGCCGAAAGGCGGGACATCGCGGACGAAAACGATGCCGGGGCCCTTCGCGGCTTTCCCGGGCTCGCCGCCGACTGA
- the nudC gene encoding NAD(+) diphosphatase yields the protein MSVNPMSGLPINRLAERRSDEAWLSREFANPRSRVMVVSEGRVLVCGRGPEARLADLPPALRQQSHYQALLGELDSNTWFVASVSKATAESLADEQGARLRGLRSIVADLEGTQAGLAAYARGLDLWQANHRFCGRCGTRCEIDQAGFRMVCQNPDCGRVHFPRLDPAVIVAVGYRGSILLGRQPSWPPGRYSTLAGFVEPGESLEDAVRREVAEESGVVVGHLSYHSSQPWPFPSSLMVGFTGEAVRTDIRLDDELEDARWFEPLELQRLVKSGEIILPFKASVSWHLIAHFMASRHQLDISSWGGGVWQR from the coding sequence TTGAGCGTTAATCCTATGAGCGGGCTGCCGATCAATCGCCTGGCTGAGCGCCGGAGCGATGAGGCGTGGCTGAGCCGGGAATTTGCCAACCCGCGGTCCCGGGTCATGGTGGTGTCCGAAGGCCGGGTACTGGTTTGCGGTCGCGGACCTGAAGCTCGGCTGGCCGATTTGCCGCCGGCGCTTCGTCAGCAAAGCCACTATCAGGCGCTGCTGGGTGAGCTCGACTCCAATACCTGGTTTGTCGCCAGCGTTTCCAAAGCCACCGCAGAGAGCCTCGCCGACGAGCAGGGCGCGAGACTGCGGGGACTCCGCAGCATCGTGGCGGACCTCGAAGGCACCCAGGCGGGGCTGGCTGCCTACGCGCGAGGTTTAGATCTATGGCAGGCAAACCACCGCTTCTGCGGTCGCTGCGGCACCCGCTGTGAAATCGATCAGGCGGGGTTTCGCATGGTTTGCCAGAACCCGGACTGTGGACGGGTGCACTTTCCAAGGCTCGATCCGGCGGTGATCGTCGCGGTGGGCTACCGCGGCAGCATCCTCTTGGGACGTCAGCCGTCCTGGCCGCCGGGTCGGTACTCTACGCTGGCGGGGTTTGTGGAGCCGGGCGAGTCGCTGGAGGATGCCGTGCGGCGCGAAGTGGCCGAGGAGAGTGGGGTTGTCGTCGGACACCTCAGCTACCACTCGTCCCAGCCGTGGCCGTTTCCGTCGTCGCTGATGGTGGGCTTCACCGGCGAAGCGGTAAGGACCGACATTCGTCTTGACGATGAGCTGGAAGACGCCCGCTGGTTTGAGCCGCTGGAGCTGCAGCGACTCGTGAAAAGCGGGGAGATCATCCTGCCATTCAAGGCGTCGGTATCCTGGCACCTGATTGCGCACTTTATGGCGAGTCGGCACCAGCTGGATATCAGCAGCTGGGGCGGTGGCGTCTGGCAACGATGA
- the gcvPA gene encoding aminomethyl-transferring glycine dehydrogenase subunit GcvPA, producing the protein MPFIPHTDSDVEQMLSTIKVDSIDQLFDEIPDALRIEGLAIDDGMSEMAVSRHMRALAEKDAGVACFAGAGAYEHHIPAAVWEITTRGEFYSAYTPYQAEASQGTLQVIYEYQSMMAALMAMEVSNASLYDGASGLAEAVLMALRANRKSKSRRVLVPETVHPIYRQVLTNLVSAQKITIETLPMDPATGQTDVEALVSLADEDIAAVVIPQPNFFGVLEDVDALTNAAAATGALTIAVVNPMAMAVLKPPGQWGENGVDIACGEGQPLGVPLSSGGPYFGFLCCRQALVRQMPGRLVGRTTDLDGKPGFALTLQAREQHIRRAKATSNICTNQGLLVTAATIYMSLLGASGLEKVAAASHQNTQRLVAGLTAIEGISQCYSGVYFHECALRLPRTAKSVIEAMAERRVLPGFDLSSVGGGHENDLLVCATETKTAADIDGFVAAMREVLAA; encoded by the coding sequence ATGCCATTCATTCCACATACCGACAGCGACGTTGAGCAGATGCTCAGCACCATCAAGGTTGACAGCATCGATCAGCTGTTCGACGAAATCCCTGACGCCCTGCGCATCGAGGGCCTGGCGATCGACGACGGCATGTCGGAGATGGCGGTTTCGCGACACATGCGGGCGCTGGCGGAGAAGGACGCCGGGGTTGCGTGTTTTGCCGGCGCCGGCGCCTACGAGCACCACATTCCCGCGGCGGTTTGGGAGATCACCACGCGCGGCGAGTTTTATAGCGCTTACACGCCGTACCAGGCGGAAGCCAGCCAGGGCACGCTCCAGGTCATCTATGAGTACCAGTCTATGATGGCGGCGCTGATGGCCATGGAGGTGTCGAACGCTTCGCTGTACGACGGCGCCTCAGGCCTGGCCGAGGCGGTGCTGATGGCCCTGCGAGCCAATCGCAAGTCGAAGTCGCGCCGGGTGCTGGTGCCGGAGACGGTGCATCCGATTTATCGTCAGGTGCTCACCAATCTGGTTTCAGCCCAGAAAATTACCATCGAAACGCTGCCGATGGACCCGGCAACCGGCCAGACTGATGTCGAGGCTCTGGTGTCGCTGGCTGACGAGGACATCGCTGCGGTGGTGATCCCTCAACCGAATTTCTTTGGCGTGCTGGAAGACGTCGACGCGCTGACCAACGCCGCCGCGGCTACCGGGGCGCTGACCATTGCGGTGGTCAACCCGATGGCGATGGCGGTGCTGAAGCCACCGGGGCAGTGGGGTGAGAACGGTGTGGATATCGCCTGCGGCGAAGGTCAGCCACTGGGCGTGCCGCTGTCATCCGGCGGCCCGTATTTTGGGTTTCTCTGTTGCCGCCAGGCGCTGGTGCGCCAGATGCCGGGCCGCCTGGTTGGACGGACCACCGACCTCGACGGCAAGCCCGGGTTTGCGTTGACTCTGCAGGCGCGGGAGCAGCACATTCGCCGGGCCAAGGCCACCTCGAACATCTGCACGAACCAGGGGCTGCTGGTCACAGCGGCCACCATCTATATGTCTTTGCTCGGCGCTTCCGGGCTGGAGAAAGTGGCCGCGGCGAGTCACCAAAACACCCAGCGTCTGGTTGCGGGGCTGACCGCCATCGAAGGCATCAGTCAATGCTACAGCGGTGTTTACTTTCACGAATGTGCACTGCGGTTGCCCCGGACTGCCAAGTCCGTGATCGAGGCGATGGCCGAGCGGCGGGTGCTGCCGGGGTTTGATCTTTCGTCGGTTGGCGGAGGGCACGAGAACGACCTGCTGGTCTGCGCAACGGAAACCAAAACGGCGGCGGACATCGACGGTTTTGTGGCGGCCATGCGCGAGGTGCTGGCGGCCTGA